From a region of the Paenibacillus sp. FSL R10-2734 genome:
- a CDS encoding adenine deaminase C-terminal domain-containing protein has translation MKMTTFTRKPLADCVPELVATARGDKPASLVITGGKLVNVCSGEILEGMSVGVQGGRIAYVGKDVTHMIGEGTQVIEANGKYIAPGLLDGHCHIESTQLTVTEFSRAVLPLGTTGGFFDAHEIANVFGLKGIHLMLDEMRGTPLAAYMQVASCVPAAGAEFETTGASIGPEEVAEAFTWGDDVIALGEVMNFPGVVYGDEKMLGEIQATLRAGRFVDGHFTWPSSDWRLPVYAAAGVTGDHECVTADDVIERVRLGMYAKMRRGSAWHDVAKTITAHTEHGIDTRRMMLVTDDRSSESLRDEGHMNFVLRDAIAQGVKPITAIQMATINTAERFGLARDIGSITPGSFADIILLDGNLADVNVVLTIAAGVVVAENGVMTAELAKFTYPEEVLASVHLPQRPTAEDFIIAAPIQTGELTTRVIKVRENHVETIERMVSIPVVAGQLDVNAVEGLCKIAVLERHKGTGNKSVAVVEGIGFIEPAAIAMTVAHDSHNVLVIGNDDELMAKAANAVADAQGGVAVITSSGETLFPLAIAGLMSTEPFEIAAAKSAAISKALYDAGCTLNYAFMTLSLLALAVIPTLRITDIGLVRISPEEGIQLVPLFV, from the coding sequence ATGAAGATGACAACTTTTACGAGAAAGCCTTTAGCAGATTGTGTACCTGAGCTTGTGGCTACGGCAAGAGGAGATAAACCGGCATCACTGGTAATTACAGGTGGGAAGCTGGTCAATGTATGCTCTGGTGAAATTTTAGAAGGAATGTCTGTTGGTGTGCAAGGTGGACGCATTGCTTATGTTGGTAAAGATGTGACACATATGATTGGTGAAGGAACGCAGGTTATTGAAGCGAACGGCAAGTATATAGCTCCGGGACTGCTCGATGGCCATTGTCATATTGAGAGCACACAGCTAACGGTTACTGAATTCTCACGCGCTGTTCTGCCGCTGGGGACAACAGGTGGTTTCTTTGATGCCCATGAGATTGCTAATGTATTCGGACTAAAGGGTATTCATTTGATGCTGGATGAGATGCGGGGAACACCGTTAGCTGCTTATATGCAGGTGGCTTCTTGTGTGCCTGCGGCAGGTGCGGAATTTGAGACAACGGGTGCTTCTATTGGTCCAGAAGAAGTAGCAGAAGCTTTTACTTGGGGAGACGATGTGATCGCTCTAGGCGAAGTGATGAATTTCCCTGGCGTTGTTTACGGCGATGAGAAGATGCTTGGAGAAATTCAAGCTACGCTACGGGCAGGAAGATTTGTAGATGGTCATTTCACATGGCCCTCCAGCGACTGGAGACTGCCGGTGTATGCGGCGGCGGGTGTGACTGGCGATCATGAGTGTGTTACGGCAGACGATGTCATTGAGCGCGTTCGACTGGGGATGTATGCCAAAATGCGCCGGGGCTCTGCTTGGCACGATGTGGCTAAGACCATTACGGCCCATACGGAACACGGAATTGATACGCGCCGAATGATGCTGGTAACGGATGACCGTAGTTCAGAATCTTTGCGAGATGAAGGGCATATGAATTTCGTTCTGCGCGATGCTATTGCTCAAGGTGTGAAGCCTATAACGGCTATACAAATGGCTACTATTAATACTGCTGAACGCTTCGGTTTAGCGCGGGATATAGGTTCGATTACTCCGGGTTCCTTTGCAGATATTATTTTGCTGGACGGGAATTTGGCCGATGTTAACGTGGTACTTACGATTGCCGCAGGTGTAGTAGTTGCTGAGAACGGTGTAATGACCGCAGAGCTTGCTAAATTCACTTATCCAGAGGAAGTGTTGGCTTCGGTTCATTTGCCGCAGCGTCCTACCGCAGAAGATTTCATCATCGCTGCTCCAATTCAAACAGGTGAACTTACTACAAGAGTTATTAAAGTAAGAGAAAATCATGTGGAGACCATTGAGCGTATGGTTTCGATCCCTGTAGTGGCGGGGCAACTGGATGTAAATGCTGTAGAAGGTTTGTGCAAAATCGCTGTGCTTGAACGGCATAAAGGAACAGGCAATAAATCCGTGGCCGTTGTAGAAGGCATCGGATTTATTGAGCCTGCTGCCATTGCGATGACAGTTGCCCATGATAGCCACAATGTGCTGGTCATCGGTAACGATGATGAGTTAATGGCTAAAGCCGCTAATGCGGTTGCGGATGCTCAGGGTGGGGTTGCCGTAATCACATCTAGTGGAGAAACATTATTCCCGCTGGCTATTGCAGGTCTAATGTCCACTGAGCCCTTTGAAATTGCTGCTGCAAAATCAGCTGCGATCAGCAAAGCGCTATATGATGCAGGCTGCACTTTGAATTATGCATTTATGACCTTATCACTGCTTGCTTTGGCGGTTATCCCGACGTTACGTATCACTGATATAGGCCTCGTTCGGATCTCACCTGAAGAAGGAATACAGTTAGTGCCGCTGTTTGTTTAA